TAGAGAAGAAGACATTACTGACACAAACCTGACCCAGGATTCATCTGCAAGATTGTGGAGGTATTCCATTCTACGTTCCTCTTTAGCAGTGGCAAAACCTCCTTCTGGTCAGTTGAAACCACATGACAGCCCAGCATCGCCATAGCTGACACATGAAAACAAACTCCACTTTAAAGACACACCAAATTCTCCATTTTAGTCATATGTAAGAGAAAGGAGAACCTTCAAGAAGATAACAATTACATACATGTAACTAATCTACATACCAAATCCAGCTACGCCACAACCCGCTCCAAGCTCAATAGCACGTTTCCCTTTCAGTTTAGAAGGACTAAACCTTCCCTTCCTGCAATTTTTTCCCTGAAATATTTGAATTCACATAAAGTCTTGCAAAACTTATATAGCTAGCCAAGAAGTTGAGCCAGGGATTTTCAGCAAATCCTATTTCTTTGTtgataaatatatcaaatagcAATCCTTTCAATTTGGATAAGGATCATACCAGATATTTGGCAAACACCATGGATGCATCCCACACGGTTGTTCCTAGATGCTTGGAGTTTGGATCCTTCCACGTAGAATTGTGAGAAGCATAAAACATGAACTTtaaatgtaataataataagagtCTTCATCATACATACATACCTGAGCAAAATTTAATTTGTGCCCCAAAACCTCAAGGGTTACTGTACAAGTGCTTGGAGAATTCACCCTAATAATACATCCAAGATTGTCAAATTTGTTCAACTTCTCTGTGGCTCAAActcttaaaataatatatttctgaAAAACATAAACTGAATCTAGAGAAGAATCTATCTAGTAATGATTCTACCTGAAAAAAACAAGATCTCAACAGAAAGGTCTGAGTTTGGAAAACAACCGCTGAAGTATATATAGCTAATATTATCGTTCCCGaaccaaatttgttttttttttttttttccgatgaAACCAAAACTGACTCATGTCATGATAACCATATAATGGAGATTGATTATAAACAAGTGAACTACCTGGCGGGATCCATTTGCTTTTCCTCCCGACGAAACACAAACTACGGCTAGTTAGTTATCGATGCTCTTCACCAGACCAGACCAGAGATGCAGGCAGAATTTTTGTAAAGGCGTTTCAGTTTCACTTTCActcgagagagagaaagtggaaAAGAAGAAAACCACGTATGGTGCGCTTAGAGGTATTAGAGTTTATTGGGCTTGTTTGACCAATCAAAGTTTTATTGGGCTTGTTCGACGAAAAATATTGTTGGGCTTCTTTAATCaaaattcttttaaataaatctttttagtttattttcaaaaaaaatagacttttaaataaaaaactgaacaaaataaattttattgaacgGTAAATATTAACTAAtctaagatttgtttagaatGAATGGgttgaattttgaaaatgaattcaaattcttaaaaataaaaaacaataaatattaaaaatttcaaaataaaaaaaaaattattttgatcactttatttttttagtactatttttatgataaaaactatatgagaaaattgtttgttttattttttgggttAAATGTATCTTTTACCTGTTTTAGTCCTTCGCTGAGATAAGTTGGATTTATACATATAAGGAAGTTTCAAGATTTTGCTTGCTATAAGTATAATGTTTCTAACGTAAACATATTCCAGAGCTTGGCGCATCATGGACATCTCAGTGATGTCAAACGGAGCAAGATTTACCTCATCCCAGAGTCACTTCAGGAGTGTGGTGGTGGAACGATGCGTTGTTGATGAATGTACAAAAGTTATTTGCACACTTGATTTCTATCCCTAGCATCTCATAATGTGCTTATATCGTATCCATGAATCAGAAGCtcacattaatttttttcctaCAAATGTCTTTTCATAAGCAGTTGAAGGTTGTGAACTCAAACACACGATGTGCGTTCAAGGGAAATATGCTTGAAGACCAGATTACAGTTGTTCAATCGTCTTCACCTTTGGCATCATTGCTTGGATGGTTGTGTTTCTGAGCTTGGTACATATCAGCAATCTGAAAAAATATGTAGAGAGATAAATGAAAAtcagaaaagagaaaagaacTCCAAAACCAGTCTCATCTTGGCTATAACAAACATAGACTGTGGTGGTTAGGATGAGACTTCACACCTGTTCTGATGATGTTGCATCCTCTGGCTTCTTGTCTTCTCGTACACGGAGTAAACGAGGAAAGCGTAGAGAAATCCCCTTTTaaatgaaaccaaaaaaaaacgaaacattCAATCAAATAGCTCAATATCAAATATCAGATGGATccaaaccaaataaatgaaagaTAATGTAAAAACCTTATCAGGGTCAACAATGCCGGTAGCTGCACGATGTACAGGGCTAATTGTCAAGTCAGCTGCCTTTACTTCCCAGACCTTAAACCAAAGCCATATATAAGTCGTTAAACAAAACGCAGTTTCGCAGATATCTGTCAAAGCAAAACACAATCCCTATACCTCAGTGGGCTCGAACCAAACATCTGGATTGAGGCTATCTCCAACTCGGTAGTATTGCTGGATATTTGAAACCATTACAATCAGCAACAACTCAAGTATGATACTGCAGCCAAAAAAGGgccaaagagaagaaagaaatatcTTACTTTTGGAGTAGCAATCACTCTAGAGCGAAGACTTGTAGACCGCTCTTCAAGAACGGCTTCAGAAAACCCAGTGCCTATTAGTAGCCCAAACCGTATTAAGAAACTAGACATAGCATACATACAAAAATGAAATGCAACGGTGCATAACACACCTATTTTACAGATGCTCTGGAACTCTTCCTTATTAGCATCGTAGCAAGCTAGCAAAAATGCACCAAAGACGCCTACAAGGAAAGCAAGTAGCTTTGTTAACAACCTGAAGGGTAAATGGTATCACCCAATATAGTTTGAATAGTTTTTAACCTGTGCGTTTGCCACGTCCATGGAAAGCAGCAATTGGTACAAGATCCACAGAGTCCCCAATACTGCATATTTAACCCTAGGAGTCAGTAAAGGACTGACTTCAATTtttaaacaagttttttttaaggaaaatttACCTGTCCATGTAGTCTTTCTTCAGTTTTAGCCAATTATTTGATCGCTTTGCAGGCTCATAGGTAGCATCTGAATTCAATGTTTTAATGATCAACCCTTCACAGCTGTAACAGAACATATATAGATGAAAAACTGGAACAACAAAGATGTAACAAGGTAAAGGCCGATCTAATATGAAAGATAAAAAGGGTGGAGAATTCACAACAGGCATGGGTCAAATAGTCAATACATTCACAGAACACGGTGTTACTGCACATGTTAGAGATACAGAGAAGTGTAAGATATGTACCCAATATCAACGGACGCATCAAGAAACTTTTGTATTTCATCAATATCGTTGGATGTTAGAGTTGTTGCAAACTGGAAATATCCAGGATCTTCCTCAAATGATTCGTATAGCTTCTGCAAGAAGCAAGGTGAACACAAAAGATTATATACTTGCACAGCATCTACTTCATGAAAAAACAAATGATTTACTGGCTCACCTCTCGGCGAATATTAAGATTCTCCTGGATAAGTTGCTGGCCATTAAGATATAACATGTCAAAGGCAAAGATGCATACGCCAACTTTGATATCGTTAACATTCACATTTTTACGGGCTCGAGTGCTCAATatctgaaaaaaagaaaaagaaaactattaaGAAACGCCAGCAAGCCAAATAGTTGAAGTATCTAGCTTATAGTGAAGATTGTAACCATAAGACATAACTGAAGATTGTAACCATACTTGAATATCAGAACCTTGCTATTCGCTTATGAGTTATACCTGAAATGgaagaattttctttttctcccTGTCGAAAGCAACAACCTCGCAATCCATAATAAAAGATTTCACAGAAGGCTTCTTTAATCTGCATAGAGAAGATTCACTAACTTTAGAAAATTGGCTCTTTCTAGTGTTTTCAACAAGTTACACCAGAATTCTACCTTGACAACGCAAGAGCAACATCAGGGTACTTCCCAGTGTTTCTTTCGGCATTTCGACTATATATCTCGAATGTACCATCCTCCATACAATGTACCTGCAGTAATTGACTGATGATAAGCCAAAACCTTAACAGCAAATTTAAACAACTCCGCTCTAGGAATGGCATTCATCGGATTAATCACCTGTGCACGTTCTCCATCATACTTGTACTCGCATGTGAAGACGGTGTCTTGGAATTTATTCAGTATCTCACCTACACCTTTTGTTGGTTTTGCAAGCATTGGTCCGATTGGAACACCGAGTGTAAAGTTACAAGTTTTAGGAAGATTCCACACACCACCAGATAAAAGAGCGGGGACAATAATGTCATAGACAGGAAGCACAGTGAATACTTGTTTCACAATCTTCGCAGCCTACAAAAAAGAAGGACAAATGATGAAACATTAAACACATTATAttatatctattaaaaaaaagatgtaaAGAAGAATGCAGCACAGAGAGCCTAaagccacaaaaaaaaacatctttataaTAGCTTACAAGTTACAACGTCTTATTGTTTCTCTCAGAGCTCAGAAAGAATGGATTCTGATATAAAATGAGAAATACAGAAACTAATAGAGAAAGCTAACCTCTTCTAAAGGAGACTTGGTATTAGGGGGTGGCTTAGAGTGCTCTTCATTATATACAGCTGCTTGTCCCAAGGCAGCTAAGACCGTCTGGTTTGAGAACCCTAACCGCAATTTTGCCTAAAAGATAAATACAGTAGGTCTTAACAAGGAAACCGAAGGAACGATCAGAACAAACTGGTGATGTTTGATCTGCATACCTGAAGTAAACGAGTTAAGTAAAGAGGTTCACAGTCCGTTGCTGCCACAAGGAGAGCCTTCATCCGATCCTTCTTCTTTTCTGTACTATCTTTTCCACTTTCCTGCGAATAGTCAACATGCCATAGTCCCACTCATATATTACCCAGTCAAGTAAAATAAGGTCCAGAAAAAAGGCTATAAGTACCTTAGCAATTTGTCGAAATGTGTTGAAAACCTTGACAACGGTCAATGACTCTGGCTTGAACATCATAGTTTGAGACGAACGGCTTCCTTTTGCTACAAGCCCCAAGTCTCCAAGCTCCTATACAACAAAAAAGCCTTCAAATCAAATACATTCCACTTAATTTCCACCAGACAACCAATAAAAGAAGATCAACGCACCGTGTTAAGCTTCTTAACCTCAGACTCAGTTCTACCAAAAGCTTCAGAGATTGCCTTGATAATTGAACCTTCACCAATCCCCAACTCAACACCTTCGTGCGCAGGAGCAATCTCGTTCGCCGCAAGGTAAACAGTAGCAACCAAATCATCAGGAGTAGTAGCAATAACAGTTCTCAACATGTTACAGAGAATGTCAGTAATCACAATCCGCCCACTTTCAGCTGAGATCAGATCAAACGCCAACGCGATAAACAGAAACGGAACTCTCTCCCCTTTCTCCCAACACGACACTCTCTCCGGATCGAAATCCCCAGGCTTCTTCTTCAGCAACGCGATTTTGCTCTTCATTTCCTCGATCTTGTCCGCCTGGGTCAAAGACCTAGACTTTTTCGCACCCTTCTTCGAATCCTCCGCAATTGAAGGTGAATCCGATCCGGGTTTCGCGGAATCAGAAGTTTCAGTCTTGACCAAATCGGCGTCTTGGGTTTTTTCGATTTTCCTCTTGTTCGGCGAGCGAGGCGGGTTGGAGGCTTGGGGGGTCTTCTTCTTGGCGGCGGATGCGCGAGCGTTCGACATGAGGGCGTCGAATGCGGAGGGGCGTGAAGAAGACATGGCTCTGTGGCGGCGCGAGGTGAAGGGTGAGTGGGGAGCTCGGCGGGTAAAGGAGAGTGAGGCGGAGGagaatttggggtttagggttttagtgtaGAGAGAAGATATGCATCGGAAGTAATTCGATGATCGAATCGTTAACATCAAACAAGCGGAGTGAGGAAGAAAGAGATTTGGgtatttagggttttagagagaATCTCGAAGAAAGGGAAAAATGGCGGCAAAGTTCCCTCGCTTCTCTGTTTCCTTTATAAAAGGAGACCTTTATGTAGGTTcaattgaatttaaaaaaagagagagacttTTCTCTCAGGCACACAAACCAAGGAGCCGTTGCAGAGCCACTTCCCATCTATGGATTCACGGCGCAAGTTGGTCTCCGTTCAACCTTCACTCTAAGAAACCATGCTTCTCATTATCGGGACCCCACCTGGGTTGAACCGGAGAATCATTATCGGGACCCCACCTGGATTCTTTTCCGGCAGTGCTCTTACGACGTCTATCTTACCTCTGTCGGTGAGTGCCTTCCTCTTCAACCTTTCCGCTCCTGCTCACAGCTCAGGGACGTACAAGCCTCCGTTGTTACCTCGTGAGCCAGAGCCTCCAGATCTGATATCTCTAGAGCAGCTACAGCCTCCCCAATCGCCGGATCCACCAGACCCACCGGACCCTCCTCTCGTCGCTTCTACTGCTACTCTCGTCACAGCCACTTCTTCTGTTAGTTTTGTCACAGCCGCTTCTCTGCTTTGTGCAAGTGGAATCATTGGACCAGCTGTGAGCCTCTGTTCAAATGCTACACCTCGTTCCGACGAACGTCATCTCAGATCCGCGTTATCTCCAAGCTCTCGTACTGCGGCAAACAAGTTTCTCGGATCCGGAGGTGCTGACGTCAGCCCTGGTTTCTTCTCAGTTTGGGCCTGGCCCATGAATCAAGATGAAGTTTTCAGCCCATATCCTCATCTCTTAACCTACACTCTTCGCCTTTCTATCAACGCTCGCTTTCATATCTTCATTTTGAAAGAGGTACATGACTGGTTGCTCAGGTTTAGTTTGATTACAACTCGTTGGTCTTGTCACGGTAATGTCGAGGTCCGAAGATTTGGTCTGATTAGAACTTTTGCTCCGTCACCATACCTCATCATTCTCAGCGTTTTTAGAAGGATGAAGTTGTCTCCGTCACGTTGTCGTCTTCCGTACTCCGTCAAACCCAAGCGTGTCACCAAAGAGGGTATTGTGTTGATTTT
This region of Brassica napus cultivar Da-Ae chromosome C5, Da-Ae, whole genome shotgun sequence genomic DNA includes:
- the LOC106416310 gene encoding DNA ligase 1 — encoded protein: MLTIRSSNYFRCISSLYTKTLNPKFSSASLSFTRRAPHSPFTSRRHRAMSSSRPSAFDALMSNARASAAKKKTPQASNPPRSPNKRKIEKTQDADLVKTETSDSAKPGSDSPSIAEDSKKGAKKSRSLTQADKIEEMKSKIALLKKKPGDFDPERVSCWEKGERVPFLFIALAFDLISAESGRIVITDILCNMLRTVIATTPDDLVATVYLAANEIAPAHEGVELGIGEGSIIKAISEAFGRTESEVKKLNTELGDLGLVAKGSRSSQTMMFKPESLTVVKVFNTFRQIAKESGKDSTEKKKDRMKALLVAATDCEPLYLTRLLQAKLRLGFSNQTVLAALGQAAVYNEEHSKPPPNTKSPLEEAAKIVKQVFTVLPVYDIIVPALLSGGVWNLPKTCNFTLGVPIGPMLAKPTKGVGEILNKFQDTVFTCEYKYDGERAQVHCMEDGTFEIYSRNAERNTGKYPDVALALSRLKKPSVKSFIMDCEVVAFDREKKKILPFQILSTRARKNVNVNDIKVGVCIFAFDMLYLNGQQLIQENLNIRREKLYESFEEDPGYFQFATTLTSNDIDEIQKFLDASVDIGCEGLIIKTLNSDATYEPAKRSNNWLKLKKDYMDSIGDSVDLVPIAAFHGRGKRTGVFGAFLLACYDANKEEFQSICKIGTGFSEAVLEERSTSLRSRVIATPKQYYRVGDSLNPDVWFEPTEVWEVKAADLTISPVHRAATGIVDPDKGISLRFPRLLRVREDKKPEDATSSEQIADMYQAQKHNHPSNDAKGEDD